GCCCGCGCCGCCCGTGACCAGTACCGCCATATCCGTCCTCCTCGAAACCTGCCTATCCGGAGCATCGGGCGAGGCCCGTTTTTCCTCCGATGCTCGCGGAATCTAACCAGAACGCTTCAGCTTCGATTCAGGTCCGGAGCCTCAAAGAAGATTCGACGCTGATGCAACGAGGCGGCACATCCGGCGTTATTGAAGCCTAAGCTTGACTGTGGACGGTTTCCTTTTCCTTGTCTTGCTTTAGATTGTCCCCCTTCCCTGCCCAAACATGGCTTGATCGATGAAGCGCATTCGCAAAGCAGTCCTTCCTGTTGCCGGTCTCGGCACCCGTTTCCTTCCGGCCACCAAGGCCGTGCCGAAGGAGATGCTGTGCGTGGTGGACCGGCCCGTGGTGCAGCATGTGGTGGATGAGGCTCGGGCCGCAGGAATCGAGCATTTCATCTTCGTCACCGGACGCGGCAAGGCCGTGATCGAAGACCATTTCGACATCGCCTACGAGCTGAACAAGACCCTCGAGGCCCGCGGCAAGACGAAGGAGCTGGAGCTCCTGGCCAAGGACCAGCCGAAGGCCGGCCAGACGAGCTTCACGCGCCAGCAGGAGCCCTTGGGGCTCGGCCATGCCGTCTGGTGCGCCCGCGAACTGGTGGGCGACGAGCCCTTCGCGGTCCTTCTTCCCGACATGCTCAGCCGCGGCTCGATGGAGCAGATGCTGGCGGCCTATGAAAAGCACGGCGGCAACATCATCGCCGTGGAGGAGGTGCCCGAGGATCAGACCCATCAATACGGCATCGTCTCGGTGGGCCAGGAATTCGGCCAGACTTTCGAGATCACCGGCATGGTGGAGAAACCCCCGAAGGGAACCGCGCCGTCGAACTACATCATCTCAGGCCGCTACATTCTGCAGCCTGAGATCTTCGACCTTTTGTCGAACCAGGAGCGTGGCGCTGGCAACGAGATCCAGCTTACCGACTCCATGATCCGCCTGATGAAGGACCAGAAGTTCTTCGGCATGAAGTACGAAGGCACGACCTACGACACGGGCTCCAAGGTCGGCTTCCTCATGGCCAACGTGGCCTATGCCCTCGAGCGAGAGGACCTCGGACCCGCCTTCCGGCAGGAGCTCGAAGCCTTCCTGCGCCAAACGTAATCAGGTTTCAGGGTTACCTATGGCCGCCCTCCTATGCTAGAGCATCGGACCCAAAAGTGGCTTTGCACTTCTGGGATCGGGTCCGATGCTCACTCCTCGATCAGCGAACGCAAGAGTGGAAACCGGTTTTGCGTGAAAAGATTCTCAAGGACATAGACTTGAGGAGCGCATCGTCCTTGCGAAAAACCGGGTCCACTTTTTCGCACGATGCGCTATAGGGCGGCCATGTCACTTGCACAGACTCAATCCCCTTCGCCCGACCAGGCGGTCGCTTCGGCCCTTCGCACCCTCGACACCGAGCGCGAG
This window of the Microvirga sp. TS319 genome carries:
- a CDS encoding UTP--glucose-1-phosphate uridylyltransferase; the protein is MKRIRKAVLPVAGLGTRFLPATKAVPKEMLCVVDRPVVQHVVDEARAAGIEHFIFVTGRGKAVIEDHFDIAYELNKTLEARGKTKELELLAKDQPKAGQTSFTRQQEPLGLGHAVWCARELVGDEPFAVLLPDMLSRGSMEQMLAAYEKHGGNIIAVEEVPEDQTHQYGIVSVGQEFGQTFEITGMVEKPPKGTAPSNYIISGRYILQPEIFDLLSNQERGAGNEIQLTDSMIRLMKDQKFFGMKYEGTTYDTGSKVGFLMANVAYALEREDLGPAFRQELEAFLRQT